A DNA window from Oryctolagus cuniculus chromosome 21, mOryCun1.1, whole genome shotgun sequence contains the following coding sequences:
- the LOC138847403 gene encoding amyloid beta A4 precursor protein-binding family B member 1-interacting protein-like, with protein MGADHRPKGPPGPGRGHTPASGPGPVGPRAKYHRSYRPKVRQPSLMIRKLRAIVALLTTLCGLQTRQRVCSNRVNIGPVLSTPDPTRRTGNGRRRKQTCKEEAMDTTPPYTPPREEEPMDTTPPYEPPELMDTTPPYEPPELMDTTPPYEPPELMDTTPPYEPPELMDTTPPYEPPELMDTTPP; from the exons ATGGGGGCTGACCACCGACCTAAGGGGCCCCCAGGCCCAGGTCGGGGTCACACTCCCGCCTCTGGCCCTGGACCAGTTGGTCCACGGGCAAAATACCATAGGTCTTACAGACCAAAAGTCAGACAACCCAGTCTGATGATAAGAAAACTCAGGGCCATCGTGGCACTGCTGACCACTCTCTGCGGGCTTCAGACTCGACAACGCGTGTGCTCCAACAGAGTGAACATCG GACCTGTACTGAGCACGCCTGATCCTACCAGACGAACCGGCAATGGAAGGCGGAGGAAGCAAACCTGCAAA GAAGAAGCCATGGACACTACTCCTCCATACACTCCACCTCGGGAGGAGGAGCCCATGGACACCACGCCCCCATATGAGCCACCAGAACTGATGGACACCACACCGCCATATGAGCCACCAGAACTGATGGACACCACACCGCCATATGAGCCACCAGAACTGATGGACACCACACCGCCATATGAGCCACCAGAACTGATGGACACCACACCGCCATATGAGCCACCAGAACTGATGGACACCACGCCCCCATAA
- the LOC100343339 gene encoding large ribosomal subunit protein eL43: protein MAKRTKKVGIVGKYGTRYGASLRKMVKKIEISQHAKYTCSFCGKTKMKRRAVGIWHCGSCMKTVAGGAWTYNTTSAVTVKSAIRRLKELKDQ, encoded by the coding sequence ATGGCGAAACGCACCAAGAAGGTCGGGATCGTGGGTAAATACGGGACCCGCTATGGCGCCTCCCTCCGGAAGATGGTGAAGAAGATTGAGATCAGCCAGCATGCCAAGTACACTTGCTCCTTCTGCGGCAAAACCAAGATGAAGAGACGAGCCGTGGggatctggcactgtggctccTGCATGAAAACAGTGGCTGGTGGTGCCTGGACATACAACACCACTTCTGCCGTCACAGTGAAGTCTGCGATCAGAAGACTGAAAGAATTGAAAGACCAGTAG